One region of Bosea sp. 29B genomic DNA includes:
- a CDS encoding EamA family transporter produces the protein MSLSLLWIPVTLAASLLQTARNLTQRSLTEVIGVVGATQVRFLFGLPFALLFLVLVCLASGALPPVPDSRAFGFAVFGALTQILATALMLAAMRERSFAVTTAYTKTEPVQVALFGAALLGDALGWPKFAAIVVATAGVVLMSWKPGDKLSAAGMRPAALGIGAGAAFALSAIGFRGAIQALPEGHFLMRATTILALGLALQTLLLTLYMLVANRPALILSLRNWRRSLTAGFLGAAASQCWFLGFSLTTAANVRTLALVEVPLAQIASRRIFAEGTSWRELLGMAMIVAGVGALLLLAI, from the coding sequence GTGAGTCTCAGCCTTCTGTGGATACCGGTGACGCTTGCCGCCTCGCTGCTGCAGACGGCGCGAAACCTGACCCAGCGCTCGTTGACCGAAGTGATCGGCGTCGTCGGCGCGACGCAGGTGCGGTTCCTGTTCGGCCTGCCCTTCGCGCTGCTCTTCCTCGTCCTGGTCTGCCTCGCCAGCGGCGCATTGCCGCCGGTGCCTGACTCGCGCGCCTTCGGCTTCGCCGTCTTCGGTGCCCTGACGCAGATCCTCGCCACCGCTCTGATGCTGGCGGCGATGCGCGAGCGTTCCTTTGCGGTGACGACCGCCTACACCAAGACCGAGCCGGTGCAGGTCGCGCTGTTCGGGGCGGCGCTGCTCGGCGACGCGCTGGGCTGGCCGAAATTCGCGGCGATCGTCGTCGCTACCGCCGGCGTCGTGCTGATGTCGTGGAAGCCGGGCGACAAGCTCAGCGCGGCGGGAATGCGCCCGGCGGCGCTCGGGATCGGTGCCGGCGCCGCCTTCGCGCTCTCGGCGATCGGCTTCCGCGGCGCGATCCAGGCGCTGCCGGAGGGGCACTTCCTGATGCGGGCGACGACGATCCTCGCCCTGGGCCTGGCGCTGCAGACCTTGCTCCTGACGCTCTACATGCTCGTCGCCAACCGCCCGGCGCTGATCCTGAGCCTGCGCAACTGGCGCCGTTCGCTCACCGCCGGCTTCCTGGGCGCTGCGGCCTCGCAATGCTGGTTCCTCGGCTTCTCGCTGACGACGGCGGCCAATGTGCGCACGCTGGCGCTGGTCGAGGTGCCGCTGGCGCAAATCGCCTCGCGCCGGATCTTCGCGGAGGGCACGAGCTGGCGCGAGCTTCTGGGCATGGCGATGATCGTCGCCGGTGTCGGTGCTCTACTTCTGCTGGCGATTTAA
- a CDS encoding D-alanyl-D-alanine carboxypeptidase family protein, whose amino-acid sequence MISFRLAAGATFASLLAVAAPAEAGTSVVVDASSGAVLSSENPTQAWHPASTTKMMTLYLALKAVRAGKLGLETAIPASKRAASQPRVKVYIKAGQEITLDNAMRIMMVKSANDIAYVIAEGVGGDVETFVSMMNAEARRLGMADTHFVNPNGWHHPDQQTSARDLAVLAMALMSEFGEYSDYWNTGAVQLGKQVLNNTNGLVGRYYGISGMKTGFVCASGFNVVSTATRNGRTLIAVVMGASSGAERTVKAAQLLDEGFGKWGGFGGSIASMPAGNGGRAYSICDSVRRGGHALGDDTETSGPISFISTNSGVGGNAEGTSDRFAVATPQGGSSGSVLTRAPSGRITLGPRAKFEPIQVSFGRTPGSASAPLAANAVARPDTQVARETIQPGAPVAAGLVAGNRTFSRNGAIPPTSSAFAPVAPTPEERPAAAALGSGPLRLQGAIQPGAATPASLRPGAAAGIKAANKPAAKPLLTKSKQEKAEPAKARPSQAQAKPLAKPPARPGAKPATKPDASKPDA is encoded by the coding sequence ATGATTTCATTTCGCCTCGCTGCCGGCGCCACGTTCGCCTCGCTCCTCGCTGTCGCCGCTCCGGCTGAAGCCGGCACGAGCGTGGTGGTCGATGCCTCGAGCGGCGCCGTCCTGTCGAGCGAGAACCCGACCCAGGCCTGGCATCCGGCCTCCACCACCAAGATGATGACGCTCTATCTCGCGCTCAAGGCCGTGCGCGCGGGCAAGCTCGGGCTCGAGACCGCGATCCCCGCCTCGAAGCGGGCAGCCAGCCAGCCGCGGGTCAAGGTCTACATCAAGGCCGGCCAGGAGATCACGCTCGACAACGCCATGCGCATCATGATGGTGAAGTCGGCCAACGACATCGCCTATGTCATCGCCGAAGGCGTCGGCGGCGATGTCGAGACCTTCGTCTCGATGATGAACGCCGAAGCCCGGCGGCTCGGCATGGCCGACACCCATTTCGTCAACCCGAATGGCTGGCACCACCCCGACCAGCAGACCAGCGCCCGCGACCTCGCGGTGCTCGCCATGGCGCTGATGAGCGAGTTCGGCGAGTACTCCGATTACTGGAACACCGGCGCGGTCCAGCTCGGCAAGCAGGTGCTCAACAACACCAACGGGCTGGTCGGCCGCTATTACGGCATCAGCGGCATGAAGACCGGTTTCGTCTGCGCCTCCGGCTTCAATGTCGTCTCCACCGCCACGCGCAATGGCCGCACCCTGATCGCCGTCGTCATGGGTGCCAGCTCCGGCGCTGAGCGCACCGTCAAGGCTGCGCAATTGCTCGATGAAGGCTTCGGCAAATGGGGCGGCTTCGGCGGCAGCATCGCCAGCATGCCGGCCGGCAATGGCGGGCGCGCCTACAGCATCTGCGACAGCGTCCGCCGCGGCGGCCACGCGCTCGGCGACGATACCGAGACCTCCGGGCCAATCAGCTTCATCTCGACCAACAGCGGCGTCGGCGGCAATGCCGAGGGAACCTCGGACCGCTTTGCCGTGGCCACGCCGCAGGGCGGCTCCTCCGGCTCGGTGCTGACCCGCGCGCCCTCCGGCCGCATCACGCTCGGCCCGCGCGCCAAGTTCGAGCCGATCCAGGTTTCCTTCGGCCGCACGCCGGGCTCGGCTTCCGCGCCGCTCGCTGCCAATGCCGTCGCCAGGCCCGACACCCAGGTCGCGCGCGAGACGATCCAGCCGGGCGCCCCCGTCGCAGCCGGCCTCGTCGCCGGCAACCGTACCTTCTCGCGCAATGGCGCGATCCCGCCCACCTCCTCCGCCTTCGCGCCGGTCGCGCCGACGCCGGAAGAGCGGCCTGCCGCAGCCGCGCTCGGCTCCGGCCCCTTGCGTCTGCAGGGCGCGATCCAGCCCGGCGCTGCGACGCCCGCCAGTCTGCGCCCCGGCGCTGCTGCCGGCATCAAGGCCGCGAACAAGCCGGCCGCCAAGCCGCTGCTGACCAAGTCGAAGCAGGAGAAGGCGGAACCGGCCAAGGCCAGGCCGAGCCAGGCCCAGGCCAAGCCGCTGGCGAAGCCTCCGGCCCGCCCGGGGGCGAAGCCCGCCACCAAGCCCGACGCCAGCAAGCCCGACGCCTGA
- a CDS encoding DMT family transporter, with protein sequence MQERGASSAQHGLALALGSAAAFGTNIVSAQLAGHAGLSGPLIVFYRVFLMLALVVGAALIWRASLVVPRRHWSALALFGLSTALTACAYLSSVAFLPITVAAVVFYTFPILIVLAEPFLTPARFSLDRVVIALVAFFGVAMVVGPDWHGLDPRGLALALAASVLAAVQFFSAARCADTGIVPKLFWSHLVILPVTLAILALTGLFQPPSALLLAPVAVAITIGGYLIGFLLQVMALARVAPGPAALAFCGEPVFAVAIAAVFLGERVGSLQYAGGALVVAAIIANVILEQKRARRLPAVAA encoded by the coding sequence GTGCAGGAGCGCGGCGCGTCCTCGGCCCAGCATGGCCTTGCCCTGGCGCTAGGCTCCGCCGCCGCCTTCGGCACCAACATCGTCAGCGCCCAGCTCGCCGGCCATGCCGGATTGAGCGGGCCGCTCATCGTCTTCTACCGCGTCTTCCTGATGCTGGCGCTCGTCGTCGGCGCGGCGCTGATCTGGCGCGCCAGCCTCGTCGTGCCGCGCCGACATTGGTCCGCGCTCGCCTTGTTCGGCCTCAGCACAGCGCTCACCGCCTGCGCCTATCTCTCCTCGGTCGCCTTCCTGCCGATCACGGTAGCGGCCGTGGTGTTCTACACCTTTCCCATCCTGATCGTGCTCGCCGAGCCGTTCCTGACCCCGGCCCGCTTCAGCCTGGACCGTGTCGTGATCGCCCTCGTCGCCTTTTTCGGCGTCGCCATGGTGGTCGGGCCCGACTGGCACGGGCTCGACCCGCGCGGGCTGGCGCTCGCACTCGCCGCCAGCGTGCTGGCCGCAGTGCAGTTCTTCTCGGCGGCGCGCTGTGCCGACACCGGGATCGTACCGAAGCTGTTCTGGTCGCACCTCGTCATCCTGCCGGTGACGCTGGCGATCCTCGCCCTCACCGGCCTGTTCCAGCCACCTTCGGCGCTGCTGCTCGCACCGGTCGCGGTCGCGATCACCATCGGCGGCTACCTGATCGGCTTCCTGCTCCAGGTGATGGCGCTCGCCCGTGTCGCGCCCGGGCCGGCCGCGCTCGCCTTCTGTGGCGAGCCGGTCTTCGCCGTCGCGATCGCCGCCGTCTTCCTCGGCGAGCGCGTCGGCTCGCTGCAGTATGCCGGCGGCGCCCTTGTCGTCGCTGCGATCATCGCCAATGTAATATTGGAACAAAAGCGAGCCCGCCGATTGCCGGCGGTGGCCGCATAG
- a CDS encoding GTP-binding protein: protein MSEQSVRPEPIPLTLLTGFLGAGKTTLLNRLLKDPSLADTVVLVNEFGEIGLDHLFVEGIEDGMILLASGCLCCTIRDDLIVTLEDLLRRLDNGRVAPFRRLVIETTGLADPAPVLNVLINHPYLAMRFKLDGVVTLVDAVNGMATLDAHPEALRQAVAADRLVLTKADIATDGAAVTALRKRLGELNPGIAILPPDAPAEAIIGAGLYDIAERPDELRRWLAAEALDGHDHDHHHDHGDTHGHHHHDGHGHHHHDVNRHDASIRAFTLTAETPIREATFDLFWTLLRSTHGAKLLRLKGLVALAEHPEEPLLVHAVQQILHPPVLLPTWPDADRRSRLVLIVKDLEEETVARLWSAFLGRATPAQSEPHHHHA, encoded by the coding sequence ATGTCCGAGCAGTCCGTCCGCCCCGAGCCGATCCCGCTGACGCTGCTGACCGGCTTCTTGGGCGCAGGCAAGACCACCCTGCTCAACCGCCTGCTCAAGGACCCGTCGCTGGCCGACACGGTCGTGCTGGTCAACGAGTTCGGCGAGATCGGCCTCGACCATCTCTTCGTCGAAGGCATCGAGGACGGCATGATCCTGCTCGCCTCGGGCTGCCTGTGCTGCACGATCCGCGACGACCTGATCGTCACGCTCGAGGACCTGCTGCGCCGGCTCGACAATGGCCGCGTCGCGCCGTTCAGGCGCCTGGTGATCGAGACCACCGGCCTCGCCGACCCTGCGCCGGTCCTCAATGTGCTGATCAACCACCCCTATCTCGCCATGCGCTTCAAGCTCGACGGCGTCGTCACGCTGGTCGATGCGGTCAACGGCATGGCGACGCTCGACGCTCACCCCGAGGCGCTCCGGCAAGCGGTCGCCGCCGATCGGCTGGTGCTGACCAAGGCCGACATCGCGACAGACGGCGCAGCGGTCACGGCACTGCGCAAGCGGCTCGGCGAGCTCAATCCGGGCATCGCCATCCTGCCTCCCGATGCCCCTGCCGAAGCGATCATCGGCGCCGGCCTCTACGACATCGCCGAACGCCCGGACGAATTGCGGCGCTGGCTCGCGGCCGAAGCACTGGATGGCCACGATCACGACCACCACCACGATCATGGCGACACCCACGGACACCACCATCACGACGGCCACGGCCATCATCACCACGACGTCAACCGCCACGATGCCAGCATCCGTGCCTTCACCCTGACAGCGGAGACGCCGATCCGCGAGGCGACCTTCGACCTGTTCTGGACCCTGCTGCGCTCGACCCATGGCGCAAAGCTGCTGCGGCTGAAGGGGCTGGTTGCGCTCGCCGAGCACCCCGAAGAGCCGCTCCTCGTCCACGCCGTCCAGCAGATCCTGCATCCGCCGGTGCTGCTACCGACCTGGCCCGATGCCGACCGGCGCTCCCGCCTCGTCCTGATCGTGAAGGATCTGGAGGAGGAGACCGTCGCGCGGCTCTGGTCGGCCTTCCTCGGCCGAGCTACCCCCGCCCAGTCCGAGCCCCACCACCACCACGCCTGA
- a CDS encoding GNAT family N-acetyltransferase, which produces MPNLAAFPAAPDETVPKQNAVSSPAGLTIERRPLATCAAIETEWRDLASRAIEPNPFCEPDFALPAAQHLVDFRDVSVLLFWDGPAAPRRLLGFVPARLRRRLLGQDELIGWNNPRLGLATPLIDIDQVERVIAALLHAPGRWGLADTQNLQLSHLDLDGPLLHSLLQVAEQTGHAAALDPAPAPQATADRPDLAALRHGLSRHGKLSFAESGSRQELRDMVEHHLALEASGSLARAGGAALQDIRESAFLRAMTRNLARSHRCRIGLLSLDDKPIAGAILIGKSPRLWLYSGTQDERFASFAPLAQLITWLGRRSRRREIIADLPGLHAVTAPQRLGNIRLSATAKAPRRTTPFTRRRAAAA; this is translated from the coding sequence ATGCCGAACCTCGCTGCATTCCCGGCTGCGCCGGACGAGACCGTGCCGAAGCAGAATGCCGTCTCAAGCCCGGCTGGCCTCACGATCGAGCGCCGCCCGCTCGCTACCTGCGCCGCCATCGAGACCGAATGGCGCGACCTCGCCAGCCGCGCCATTGAGCCGAATCCGTTCTGCGAGCCCGATTTCGCCTTGCCCGCCGCGCAGCATCTCGTCGACTTCCGCGACGTCTCCGTGCTGCTGTTCTGGGATGGCCCGGCCGCGCCACGCCGCCTGCTCGGCTTCGTGCCGGCCCGCCTCCGGCGCAGGCTGCTGGGGCAGGACGAGCTGATCGGCTGGAACAATCCCCGGCTCGGCCTCGCCACGCCGCTGATCGACATCGATCAGGTGGAACGCGTCATCGCTGCCCTGCTCCACGCGCCCGGCCGCTGGGGCCTCGCCGATACGCAGAACCTGCAGCTGAGCCACCTCGATCTCGACGGCCCGCTGCTGCACAGCCTGTTGCAGGTCGCCGAGCAAACCGGCCACGCCGCCGCGCTCGATCCGGCACCGGCACCGCAGGCCACCGCGGACAGGCCCGATCTCGCCGCTCTCCGCCATGGCCTGTCACGCCATGGCAAGCTCTCCTTCGCCGAATCTGGCTCGCGTCAGGAGCTGCGCGACATGGTCGAGCACCATCTGGCGCTCGAAGCTTCAGGCTCGCTGGCGCGCGCCGGCGGCGCCGCGCTTCAGGACATCCGCGAGAGCGCCTTCCTGCGCGCGATGACCCGCAATCTGGCGCGCAGCCACCGCTGCCGTATCGGCCTGTTGAGCCTCGACGACAAGCCGATCGCCGGCGCGATCCTGATCGGTAAGAGTCCGCGCCTCTGGCTCTATTCGGGCACGCAGGACGAGCGCTTCGCCAGCTTCGCCCCGTTGGCCCAGCTCATAACCTGGCTTGGCCGGCGCAGCCGTCGGCGCGAGATCATCGCCGACCTGCCCGGACTTCACGCCGTCACGGCGCCGCAGCGACTCGGCAACATCCGCCTGTCCGCGACCGCGAAGGCTCCGCGCCGCACAACGCCTTTCACCCGGCGTCGCGCAGCAGCCGCCTGA
- a CDS encoding acyl-CoA synthetase encodes MLPDIRDYERLRAAFRWQIPERYNIGVDCCDRWAAVDPGKIAILEVQPDWSVMPVSYGELRAQSNRLANALRKRGVGEGDRVAILLPQGRLVPIAHMAAYKLGAIAVPLAALFGADALSYRLRDCGASALITNAAGLAKLGQIEEPLPDLGLVISADGPDGRAEGLARLLEAESDNFAPVDSGPDDPALMIYTSGTTGNAKGALHGHRVMLGHLPGVEMPHEFLPQPGDLLWTPADWAWAGGLLNNLLPALHHGVPIVARPTAKFDPDEALRLMADLGVRNCFIPPTALRMLRAVENPRERYDLKLRTVASGGEALGAETLAWGREKLGLTINEFYGQTECNLVLASCAEIGVVKPGFIGKAVPGHEVAVIRPDGGLCEPEEEGQIAVKRPDPVMFLQYWRKPEATEAKFIGDWMTTGDQGSQNAQGYIRFVGRDDDVITSSGYRIGPSEIEDCLLRHPAVALAAVVGKPDALRTEIVKAFIVPKPGYSPSKELVAEIQGFVRERLAAHEYPREIEFREELPMTTTGKIIRRLLRDAG; translated from the coding sequence ATGCTTCCCGACATCCGTGACTATGAGCGCCTGCGCGCGGCCTTCCGCTGGCAGATTCCGGAGCGCTACAATATCGGCGTCGATTGCTGCGATCGCTGGGCAGCGGTCGATCCCGGGAAGATCGCGATCCTGGAGGTCCAGCCCGACTGGTCGGTCATGCCGGTCAGCTATGGCGAGTTGCGGGCGCAGTCGAACCGCCTTGCGAATGCGCTGCGCAAGCGCGGTGTCGGCGAGGGCGATCGGGTCGCGATCCTGCTGCCGCAAGGGCGCCTGGTACCGATCGCACATATGGCAGCCTACAAGCTCGGCGCCATCGCGGTGCCGCTGGCGGCGTTGTTCGGCGCGGACGCGCTGTCCTACCGCCTGCGCGATTGCGGGGCATCGGCGCTGATCACCAATGCTGCCGGGCTCGCCAAGCTCGGCCAGATCGAGGAGCCGCTCCCGGATCTCGGGCTGGTGATCTCGGCCGATGGGCCGGACGGAAGAGCCGAAGGGCTCGCGCGCCTGCTGGAAGCTGAAAGCGATAATTTCGCGCCGGTCGACAGCGGGCCGGACGATCCGGCGCTGATGATCTACACCTCCGGCACCACCGGCAATGCCAAGGGCGCGCTGCATGGCCACCGGGTGATGCTTGGGCATCTGCCGGGCGTGGAGATGCCGCATGAATTCCTGCCGCAGCCGGGCGATCTGCTCTGGACGCCGGCGGACTGGGCCTGGGCCGGCGGCCTGCTCAACAATCTCCTGCCGGCGCTGCATCACGGCGTCCCGATCGTGGCGCGGCCGACGGCGAAGTTCGACCCCGACGAGGCGCTGCGTCTGATGGCGGATCTCGGCGTGCGCAATTGCTTCATTCCGCCGACGGCGCTGCGCATGCTGCGGGCGGTCGAGAATCCGCGCGAGCGCTATGATCTCAAGCTGCGCACGGTCGCTTCGGGCGGCGAGGCGCTCGGTGCCGAAACGCTGGCCTGGGGGCGCGAGAAGCTCGGCCTGACGATCAACGAGTTCTACGGCCAGACCGAGTGCAATCTCGTGCTCGCCTCCTGCGCCGAAATCGGCGTGGTCAAGCCGGGCTTCATCGGCAAGGCGGTGCCGGGCCACGAGGTCGCGGTGATCCGGCCCGATGGCGGCCTGTGCGAGCCGGAGGAGGAGGGGCAGATCGCGGTGAAGCGGCCCGATCCGGTGATGTTCCTGCAGTACTGGCGCAAGCCCGAAGCCACGGAAGCCAAGTTCATCGGCGACTGGATGACGACGGGCGACCAAGGCTCGCAGAATGCGCAGGGCTATATCCGCTTCGTCGGCCGCGACGACGACGTCATCACCTCGTCCGGCTACCGGATCGGGCCGAGCGAGATCGAGGATTGCCTGCTGCGCCATCCGGCGGTCGCGCTCGCGGCGGTGGTCGGCAAGCCCGATGCGCTGAGGACCGAGATCGTCAAGGCCTTCATCGTGCCGAAGCCCGGCTACTCGCCCTCGAAGGAGCTCGTCGCCGAAATCCAGGGCTTCGTGCGCGAGCGCCTCGCGGCGCATGAATATCCGCGCGAGATCGAATTCCGCGAGGAGTTGCCGATGACCACCACCGGCAAGATCATCAGGCGGCTGCTGCGCGACGCCGGGTGA
- a CDS encoding ABC transporter substrate-binding protein: protein MSVAMPLLGAPISRRGFGRFLVGTGLAAWAGLRNAPIAAATIPLRFTLDWRFEGPAALFLTALDKGYFRDEGLDVTIEPGTGSREAALKVATGGFDAGFGDVNSLIRFRDENPAVDLKAVMMVYDRPPFAIVGRKSRGISTDPKSLEGKKLGAPAADGAFAQWPVFKKINGIDDAKIKLENIGFAVREPMLASGELDAIFGFAHTSVINMKARGVPAEDIVTLLMADYGIELYGNAVIVSPKLLAEKPQAVRGLLRAITRSVRDVVAAPEAAIAGVIQRNEGARPEIELERLKMALDHYVMTPNVKANGFGGIDKARWQKGLDQIGLTVSFKDKAKAGNAFAEGFLPAEAERAF, encoded by the coding sequence ATGTCCGTTGCCATGCCCCTGCTTGGCGCGCCGATCTCCCGGCGCGGGTTCGGGCGTTTCCTCGTAGGAACCGGGCTTGCCGCTTGGGCCGGGCTGCGTAATGCGCCTATCGCTGCCGCTACGATCCCGTTGCGCTTCACGCTTGACTGGCGCTTCGAAGGACCAGCGGCGCTGTTCCTCACCGCCCTGGACAAGGGCTATTTCCGCGACGAGGGCCTCGACGTCACGATCGAGCCCGGAACGGGCTCACGCGAAGCCGCTCTTAAGGTCGCGACTGGCGGTTTCGATGCCGGCTTCGGCGATGTGAACTCGCTGATCCGCTTTCGCGACGAGAATCCGGCCGTCGATCTCAAGGCGGTGATGATGGTCTATGACCGGCCGCCCTTCGCGATCGTCGGGCGCAAAAGCCGCGGCATCAGCACCGATCCGAAGAGCCTCGAAGGCAAGAAGCTCGGCGCGCCCGCTGCTGACGGCGCCTTCGCGCAATGGCCGGTGTTCAAGAAGATCAACGGCATCGACGATGCCAAGATCAAGCTCGAGAATATCGGCTTTGCCGTGCGCGAGCCGATGCTGGCGTCGGGCGAACTCGATGCGATCTTCGGCTTCGCCCACACCTCCGTGATCAACATGAAGGCGCGCGGCGTGCCGGCCGAGGATATCGTCACCTTGCTGATGGCCGATTATGGCATCGAGCTCTACGGCAATGCCGTCATCGTCTCGCCGAAGCTGCTCGCGGAGAAGCCGCAAGCGGTGCGTGGCCTGCTGCGGGCGATCACGCGCAGCGTCCGGGATGTCGTCGCCGCGCCGGAGGCGGCGATCGCCGGGGTGATCCAGCGCAATGAAGGTGCCCGCCCTGAGATCGAGCTGGAGCGCCTGAAGATGGCGCTCGACCACTATGTGATGACGCCGAACGTCAAGGCGAACGGCTTCGGCGGCATAGACAAGGCGCGCTGGCAGAAGGGGCTCGATCAAATCGGGCTGACCGTCTCGTTCAAGGACAAGGCCAAGGCCGGGAACGCCTTCGCCGAAGGCTTCCTGCCGGCGGAGGCCGAGCGGGCGTTCTGA
- a CDS encoding Lrp/AsnC ligand binding domain-containing protein yields MAENNPVLDRTDRRLLALLQNDGRAAGVELAEKVGLSPTATGERLKRLAREGFITGYRATLDPVKLGLHLLVFVEVYLDKTTPDAFERFAAAVKRAPEVLECHMVAGGFDYLVKTRVADMNAYRRFLGEVLLALPAVRETRTYAVMEEVKTDGALPL; encoded by the coding sequence ATGGCAGAGAATAATCCGGTTCTCGATAGAACCGACCGGCGCTTGCTCGCCCTGCTGCAGAACGACGGCCGCGCTGCCGGCGTCGAGCTGGCGGAAAAGGTTGGGCTGTCGCCGACCGCGACCGGCGAGCGGCTGAAGCGGCTGGCGCGCGAGGGCTTCATCACCGGCTACCGCGCGACGCTCGATCCGGTGAAGCTCGGCCTGCACCTCCTGGTTTTCGTGGAAGTCTATCTCGACAAGACGACACCCGATGCGTTCGAGCGCTTCGCGGCGGCAGTGAAGCGGGCTCCCGAGGTGCTCGAATGCCATATGGTCGCTGGTGGCTTCGACTATCTGGTCAAGACCCGCGTCGCCGACATGAACGCCTATCGGCGCTTTCTCGGCGAAGTCCTGCTCGCGCTGCCGGCCGTCCGCGAGACGCGCACCTATGCGGTGATGGAGGAGGTCAAGACCGACGGCGCGCTGCCGTTGTGA